From the Carassius carassius chromosome 45, fCarCar2.1, whole genome shotgun sequence genome, one window contains:
- the tmem135 gene encoding transmembrane protein 135 produces the protein MAALSKSIPHSCYEIGHTWSSSCTTSTLQVTAGALEVSFKIYAPLYLIAAILRRRKKDYYKKRLLPEILQSTSFLTANGGLYIAFFCILRKLLGRFYSWSAGFGAALPASYIAILIERKSRRGLLTIYMANLATETIFRMAVTRGLVKPMKHGEVLLFCLTSSIYMFFFRCKDGLNGFAFSALKFIVGKEEIPTHSCLAEHVYGPGSERDVQPPDERPEHTPASRGSCIRALTRKLLDSICKHGPRHRCCKHYQDNCISYCVKGFIRMFSVGYLIQCCLKVPSAFRQAFTKPSRLLWLLYNKENFQLGAFLGSFVSIYKGTSCLLRWMRNLDDELHALIAGFLAGTSMFFYKSTTISMYLFSKLVETLYFKGIEAGKFPYFPEADTVIYAISTAICFQAAVMEVQNLRPSYWKFLLRLTKGRFALMNRKVLDVFGTEASKKFGDFTPKLDPRYMLCPIDMDVQLG, from the exons ATGGCTGCTCTCAGTAAGTCCATACCTCACAGCTGCTATGAGATAGGACACACATGGAGTTCCTCATGTACGACCTCCACCCTGCAGGTGACAGCCGGTGCTCTGGAGGTCTCCTTCAAGATATATGCACCTCTGTATCTG ATAGCAGCAATTTTAAGAAGGAGGAAAAAGGATTATTACAAGAAAAGACTGCTTCCTGAGATCCTGCAATCTACATCTTTCCTGACCGCAAATGGAGGCCTCTACATTGCATTTTTCTGCATTCTCCG GAAGCTGTTGGGACGTTTCTACTCCTGGTCAGCCGGCTTTGGGGCAGCACTGCCGGCCTCATACATCGCCATACTAATAGAGCGGAAAAGCAG GAGAGGACTCCTAACAATTTACATGGCGAACCTG GCAACAGAGACCATTTTCCGGATGGCTGTCACAAGGGGTCTTGTTAAGCCTATGAAACACGGAGAG GTGCTTCTGTTCTGCTTGACCTCATCTATCTACATGTTTTTTTTCAG ATGTAAAGATGGACTGAATGGCTTTGCATTCTCTGCCTTAAA ATTTATAGTTGGCAAGGAGGAGATCCCGACACACTCTTGTCTGGCTGAGCATGTGTACGGACCGGGTTCGGAGAGAGATGTGCAGCCACCAGATGAGAGACCAGAGCACACGCCTGCCTCCAGGGGCAGCTGCATCCGAGCATTGACACGCAAACTCCTCGACTCTAT ATGCAAACATGGACCCAGGCATAGATGTTGCAAACACTATCAAGACAACTGCATCTCCTACTGTGTTAAA GGCTTCATCCGAATGTTCAGCGTGGGTTACCTCATTCAGTGCTGTTTGAAGGTTCCATCAGCATTCAGACAGGCCTTTACCAAACCCTCTCGACTGCTCTGGCTGCTCTACAACAAAGAGAACTTCCAGCTAGGAGCTTTCTTGGGATCTTTTGTCAGTATATACAAG GGCACAAGCTGTTTACTGAGATGGATGCGTAACCTGGACGACGAACTCCATGCTCTCATAGCAG GTTTTCTTGCTGGCACCTCAATGTTCTTTTACAAGAGCACCACCATCTCCATGTACCTCTTTTCTAAACTAGTGGAG ACATTGTATTTCAAAGGGATCGAGGCAGGCAAGTTTCCGTACTTCCCTGAGGCCGACACAGTAATCTATGCCATCTCCACTGCCATCTGTTTTCAAGCG GCGGTTATGGAAGTGCAAAATCTGAGACCATCGTACTGGAAGTTTCTACTGCGGTTGACAAAGGGCAG GTTTGCTCTGATGAACAGAAAAGTGCTCGACGTTTTTGGGACCGAGGCTTCCAAAAAGTTCGGTGACTTCACACCTAAACTTGACCCCAGATACATGCTGTGCCCCATTGATATGGACGTGCAGCTGGGCTGA